The Gammaproteobacteria bacterium genomic sequence ACGTACACGAAGGTGCTGGGCATGGCGCAGCCGCCCGCCAGACAGCTGGTGATGGTGTTGTAGGGGTGCTCGAAGCTGCCATCCCCGCCCGCCGCGGCGGTGTTGTCGATGTGGAAGACGGAGGTGGAGACGGTGACCTTGTGCCCCATGTCGTCGTTGCCGGATTCGACGCCGTGGAAGCTGCCGTGCAGGCCATCGACGCTCCCCAGCCGGTCGGTGGCCTTGATGTCGATGTCGCGCTCGACAAACTGGATCATGCGCTCGGGCACGGTGCGCTTGCGGTTGACGTTGGGGTAGCCAAACGAGTAGCGCAGCTGCAGCATGGTCTCGCCGCCAAACAGGTCGTCGGACTGCGCACTGACGCCCACGGAGATGTCCTGCATGAGCCGCATTTCGATGCGTCCCTTGACGCCGTCGGCTGCCTTCGGGGTCACGCTGCCGTCGAAGTGGTAGCCACCGAGGTAAACACGGGTCTCGGCAAAGTCGATCCAGGGGATGCGCACGCCGACCTCGCCATCGAAGCCCTGCAGGGCTTCTTCATAAATGCCGTTGGCAAACAGGGTATGGGCCTGGAACAGGCCGCCGTCCAGCGCCGTGTCCAGCCGCTTTTCGTCGGTGATGGGGGCGTAGTAGTTGAAGCGGGCGTCGTACATGTCGCCCAGCGCTTCCACGCCGAAGGTAAACTGGTTGAAGCGGTTGTCGTTGAGCGTGTCGCGGGTGTCAAAGGCGGCGTAGCCGCCCAGGATCCAGTCCCGCTGCGGCGTCAGCCAGCGATAGCCCAAGCCGAAATTGAATTCGGTGTCCTTGCCGTCGGTCTGGGTGATGGTGCCGCGCAGGTCGCCGTAGAGGAGTGATTGGTTGTCCTGCCAGATGGGTTGCAGTAAAGCGCCGCCGTAGAGCAGCCGGCCTTGCGTCGAGGGCATCAAATAGACTTCGATGTTGCGGTTCCACTCGGTGGCCGGCACCGCCATCGGCGTGAGCGCCGCGGTGATGGCCAAGGCCAGGGCTGCGCGCTTGAAGTGCGGGGGATTCCGAAGAGGACATGGAAATATACCGCTCAGCATGATCTGATGCGATTTCATTGCCATCCCCCGTATGAATTATTGATTTTTTGTAGCATCAACAATACAACTTTCCCGCTTTTTGAGTATAGGTGGCTTGGGGTTCAGGATCAATCAGTAACAGCTCAAATTTAAGTGGCCAGAAGGGAAATAAATTCCTCGATCTTTCCACCCGCCCCCGCGGGATTTCATTGCAAAAATACGTCAGGGTCAGCCGGGACGGCTGGCCCAGGATTCGAGGATGATTTCGCGCAAGCGCGCCTCCCGTGCCGCGGTCAGGGGAACATCGACCCGCAGGCTTGCCTCAATCTCATGCAGCGAGTGCTGGATGAATCGAGGGCTTGATTATGCGGCGATATGCGATACAAACTTCTCAAACTTTCCACCCGGCCCGCGCGGTATCTCGTCTTTAAAATACGTCAGACTCAGCCGGAAGGGGTAACCCAACTCCTCCAGAATAATTTCACGCAAGAGTGTTTCCTGTGATGCAGTCAAGGGGACATCAACCACCAATCGCGCTTCGATGTCCTGTGGAGTGTGCTGTACGAGCTGATGCTGCCGCACCATCATGATTTCAGGATACCGATCAAAGCTTACATTGGCCCATCGCCTCTGGCCGGTGGGCAGGATCAGCAGATTACGAGTGCGTCCGGGAATGCTTGTTATGGTCGGCAGGCCCCGCCCGCATCGGCAGGGAGGACCCGCTTCGACATAGTCGCCCAGTTCGTATCGGATCAACGGCGTGGCGAAATTATGCAGAGAGGTCGCCACCATCCGGCCAATCTCTCCCGGAGCACAACTTCCGCCTTTTTCATCAAGGATTTCCACCAATACGGACTCCGCCATGACATGATAATGCCCATCGTTCTGCGGACACTGCAGGGCCAGATAACCAAGCTCAGTGCAGCTGTACATATCGTGAAGCGGCACTCCCCACACCTGTCGGCATGACTCGCGCAAATCCGGAGCGACTGTTTCACCCAGGGTTCTTACACCGCGCAGATTGGGCAGCCGTTCGCTCGTGGCGGCGAAATACTCCGCAAGCGCCTTGAGTATCGTCGGATAAGTCAGCAAATAGTCGGGGTTGAATCTGATCAGCCAGCGCGCCTGGGTCTCGATATCCGAGGACTTCAAAACACCGGCGGCGCCGGTGACCGCCACCTCGCAGACGGGCGTACCCCAATTGTTGATGATCGCGCCGTCCGGTGGTGCCCCCAAGCCCGGGTCAATGCTCTCGCGGATTACGGCGAGCCTGCCGCTGAAATCGCGTTGATGCCAGACATGGTCACGTAATGTCAGCGCCTCCCATAGAAGCTGGTCAATTTCAGTGCGCCTCACGGTGACCGGTTCGCCGGTGGTGCCGGAAGTCTGTACAGTCGTGATACATCCGAACCTGGCGGGCACTTTGCTGCTGTGCAGGGTGTCGCCGGCGTGCTGGATTTCGCGGCGCGTAAGCAGCGACAACCGCCGCCACATGGTCCAGTCCAGCGTCAGGTCCGTCATATAGCCAGCCACTGTCAGCCGTTCCCGATAAAACGGCGAGGTATGCCAGGCGTGTTGAAACAATAGCTGCATCTGATTCAATTGATATTCCAGCAACTGTTCCGCCGGCCACCATTGAGACTCTTCCAATTGTTGGAGTTGCTTAAGCAATAGTTCGCCGCGCGCGGTGGGCAAACGTGGACGGGGAGCAGGTGTCTCAGCCATCAGAATGAAGTAAGGTGTGATAATTACTCGTGCACGCAGTATATGAATGATGCAATATCAGGTAAATCCACGGTGTGTGGGGCGGCCTTGGAAACGACCACGCTCACTTTGCCGCCGCCATGTTAACCGTTATGCTTACGGCATCTAGGGTTTGGGAGGACGGCATCATGACCAGACATCTGGCTGTTCTGATCACCGCAGTAATGTTGGGGCTTTCTGGGGAGACTTTCGCCCTGGGGCTCGGCAAAATAGAAGTGCTGTCCAAGTTGAATCAGCCCTTTGAGGCCAGGATCCCCTTGATTGGCGTGCAGGAAGGTGACGCGGACAACTTGAAAGTCTCGCTGGCCGGTCAGGAACGCTTCAAACAGGCCGGCGTGGAGTACACCCCCTATTTGACCGGCCTGCGCTTCGAGGTCATGACCAAGGCGGGGGCGGCTTATGTGCGCGTTCACAACCATGACTTGCTGCAGGAACCGTATTTGAGCTTTCTTCTGGAGGTGCGTTCGGCCTCGGGCAATGTGGTGCAGCAATATAATGCGCTTTTCGATCCGCCGAAGCCCTAGTTAAAGTGTCTATACAAACAGAAGGTGCGCCGCTTACGCGTTGCTGTTTATGCACCGTGCCATCAGGCCCGCGAATTCTCCAGTCAATGTCCTCCCCACATCCTTGGAAACGCAATGGAATTGTTGTAACTTATTATTTTATATAGCTATATTTTATGGTAATAATTTGACCGTTTTGTTACCGAGGCCGGTATTCATTGCCATGATATGTCCTTCGCGACGCTTTACACACAAAGTTATAAACAGCTTTTGTGGGTAAATTCTTTAATAAAAATCGTGCCATCGCGATATAGAGTAATGCCGATAGGCAGTTACTGAAATATTCAAAGAATTTTTGGAACAAAATTGGAATGTCTGCGCCGACTCAACAGTTGTGCAAGGCTCTCACTGAATATGGACACCGCAAATGAAAAGTAAAAAATTCCATCTCCCCGCCCTCCTGATGGCCGGCATGTTGGGTGACAATGTGCTCGCCGCCCAGGAGGCGGGGACAAATGATATCAGCGATCAGGCGCGGGAGATGATGATGAGCGGCGCTCAGAAATACGATCAGTGTCTGCAAGAACAGGCGCAGGCGATGTTCAACGAATACGAGGACGTGCGCCAGTTGGCTGATCAAGCCATGGTCAAATGCCGCCCGACGCTGGCTGAATTGGAGCAGAATCTGAAAGATCAAAAGCTCGACCCCGGCCTGACCGCCGGCTACGTCCGGCATGCCCGCGATTCAGCCGTGCGCCACCTGCTGCCGCGCCTGATGGCCGCCAAGGCGCAGGCCGGTAACGCGGCGGGTGCGGCAGCTACTGGCCCGAAGTCCCGGAATTAGACTCGGATTATATTTTCGACTTGAGCACCAACGGTGCCAGTTCACGCAGGGCCTGCCGATAGACCCCGCGCTTGAATGCCACGACTTCGCGCAGCGGCCGCCAGTAATACACCCAGCGCCAGGCGTCGAATTCAGGCGGATCGGCGCAATCCAGCCGCACCCGGCTTTCATCGCTGGTCAGCCGCAGCACGTACCACACCTGCTTCTGGCCGATGCACAACGGCAGACGTCCGCGCCGGATCAGCCGTTTGGGAAGGCGGTAGGACAGCCAGTCGCGCGTGCAACCAATGACGTCCACATCGACGGCCTCCAGCCCCACCTCCTCGCGCAGCTCGCGATACATCGCCTCTTCCGGTGTTTCATCGGGCCTGATGCCACCCTGCGGAAACTGCCAGGCATTCATGCCGGAACGCCGCGCCCACAATACGCGCCCGCGACAGTTGGTGAGGATGATGCCGACGTTCAGGCGGAAACCCTCGCCGTCGATGACATCAGCACGTTCGGTAACCGGGCCCATGGGGGAATTTTTTCATAAACACGGGCGCCCCGGCAACCTGGTTTCAGGTAGACTGCGCGCCTTGCAACGGATGGGAATGATCACCTTGGCGCTCGCCATTTTTGACTTGGACAACACCCTCATCGCCGGTGACAGCGACGTATTGTGGGGCCAGTTTCTGGGCGAACATGGCCACGTGGATTACACCTCCCACGAACGCGAGAATCAGCGCCATTTCGCCGCCTACAAGGCGGGGGGGCTGGACATCATGGCCTTTCTGCGTTTCCAGTTGCGCATCCTGAGCGAGCATGACGTTGAAACGCTGCACCGCTGGCGCGACGCCTTTGTGAAGGAGAAAATCGAACCGGTCCTGTTGCCGAAAGCGCGGGCATTGATCGAAAAACACCGCGATCAGGATGATGTCCCCGTCATCATTACCGCCACCAACCGCTTCATCACGGCGCCCATTGCCGGCCTGTTCGGCGTCGAACATCTGATTGCCAGTGAACCGGAATTCAAGGATGGCTGCTACACCGGCGGCGTCAGCGGTGTGCCCTCGTACGCTGCAGGCAAGGTGACGCGAATGCGGGACTGGATGCAGGCACATGGCTGTGATTTGAATGGTGGCTGGTTTTACAGCGATTCGCACAACGACCTGCCGCTGCTGCGCGAAGTGCCTCATCCGGTGGCGGTCGATCCCGACCCTCAGTTGACCGCCGAGGCCCGCAAGCGGGGCTGGCCCATCATCAGCCTGCGTTGACACGATAATGAGCGGTGCCACAAACGCCGCCTTCCAGTCAATTTCGTAATAAAACCTTCTGCGAGAAGCGGTACATTAGATTTTCACGATCCGGAACTATTGGACGGCGCGGCGTCTCTATCTGATTACCGACAGGAGTTCACAGCATGGGCAGGCTCGCGGGCAAAATTGCAGTCATCACTGGGGGCAATAGCGGCATGGGTTTGGAGACCGCGAGGCGTTTTGTGGCGGAAGGCGCCAATGTGGTCATCACCGGCCGCAGACGGAAGGAACTGGATGAGGCGGTGAAATCCATGGGCAAAAATGTCACCGGCATCCAGGGGGACGTATCCAATCTCAAGGATTTGGATCGTCTTTATGCCGGGGTGAAAGAAACACACGGACACATCGACATCCTGTTTGCGAACGCCGGCCTGGGACAGGTCGTGCCCCTTGATCTGGTCAGTGAGAAAGTCTTCGACCTGCATTTTGATGTCAATGTCAAAGGCCTGTTCTTCACCGTACAGAAGGCGTTGCCGCTGATGCGCGACGGTGGCTCCATCATTCTCAACGCCTCAATCGCGGCCCGCAAAGGCATGGGTGGAATGAGCGTGTACAGCGCGACCAAGGCGGCGGTGCGCTCATTTGCCCGCACGTGGACGATGGACCTGAAGGACAGGAAGATCCGCGTCAATACGCTGAGCCCGGGGCCCATTGATACGCCGATTTTTGGAAAGATGGGATTGACGGAAGAGCAGACCAGGGAATTTGGAGAACATGTTCTGGAGCAGGTCCCCATGGGGCGCATGGGCACTTCGGATGAAGTCGCCAGGGCGGTGGTATTTCTCGCGTCCGACGACAGCAGCTACATCACGGGGATAGATCTTTGCGTCGATGGCGGCATGGCGCAGATTTAAGCTGCAGTCAGGGTTCGTGATGGCCGTCGGGTTCATAACAGCCGAGAGGGGCCTGACATGAAGGAAGATGACGTACGCCGCCGCGCCTTTGCCATGCCGTTGACCAGTCCCGCCTATCCTCCCGGGCCCTACCGCTTTGTCAATCGTGAATACCTGATCATCACCTACCGCACCGATCCCGCGATTCTGGAGCAGGTGGTTCCGGCGCCGCTGAAAGTGCATGAACCGCTGGTGAAATTCGAGTTCATGAAAATGCCGGATTCGGCGGGCTTCGGCGATTACTGCGAATCGGGCCAGGTGATCCCGGTAAGCTTCAAGGGCGAAGTAGGCGGATACCAGCATGGCATGTATCTCGACGACCATGCCCCGATTGCGGGTGGACGCGAACTATGGGGATTTCCCAAAAAACTGGGGGAGCCGGTTTTGCGCGTGGTCAAAGACACATTGATAGGCACACTGGACATCAACGGCATGCGCGTGGCGGCGGGAACGATGGGGTATAAGTATCTGGCGCTGGATAAAGATCAGGCGTTCAACGCCCTGGCAGCGCCGACCTTCCTGTTGAAAATCATTCCCCATGTGGACGGATCCCCGCGCATCTGCGAACTTGTGCGTTATACGCTGCAGGACCTCGTAATCAAAGGCGCCTGGAGCGGGCCGGGTGCCCTCGCCCTGACGCCGCATGCGCTGGCGCCGGTGGCGGAATTACCGGTCCTGGAGGTCGTTTCCGCCGTTCATATCCTCACCGACCTCACCCTGCCGCTGGGCAAGGTCGTCCATGACTATTTGAAGTAGCGGCACGGGCCGCACGTTGGAGGTATACCATGCGACTGAAAGACAAAGTGGCCGTGATAACGGGAGCGGCCAGCGGTATCGGCAGGGACATCGCGCAGACCTTCGCGCGCGAGGGTGCCAGGGTTGTCATCGCCGACCTCAACCTGGACAGCGCCGGCACCGCCGCCTCTGAATTGCAAAAGAGCGGAGCGACGGCGCTCGCCGTCGCCATGGACGTGGGCGACGAACAGCAGGTCAACAGCGGCATTGCCCAAGTCGCGGACAAATTCGGCGGCGTGGACATCCTGGTGAGCAATGCCGGCATCCAGCACATCGACCCGGTGGTCGATCTGTCGTTCGACAACTGGCGCAGGTTGATTGCGATCCATCTCGACGGCGCGTTCCTGACCACGCGCGCCTGCCTGAAGCACATGTACCGTTCGCGTCGCGGTGGTACCGTCATTTACATGGGTTCGGTGCACTCCAAGGAGGCTTCGCCGCTCAAGGCGCCTTACGTGGCCGCAAAACACGGGCTGATCGGATTGTGCAAGGTCGTGGCCAAGGAAGGCGCTGCGCACGGCGTGCGCGCCAATGTCATCTGCCCGGGATTCGTGCGCACCCCCCTGGTCGACAAGCAGATCCCCGAACAGGCGAAGGAACTTGGGATTTCGGAGCAGGACGTCGTCAAGAATGTCATGCTGAAGGAAACCGTCGATGGGGAATTCACCACCGTCGATGACGTGGCCCAGGTGGCGCTTTTTCTCGCGGCCTTTCCGACCAACGCGCTGACCGGGCAGTCCATCGTCGTCAGTCACGGGTGGTTCATGCAGTAGTGCCTCACACCTGCAGCCGCCCGGGGGGATTATGGACAAAGACGTGAACTATCTTCTGCTCGGCGGCGGTTTGGCGGCGGCAACCGCGGCCGAAACACTTAGATGTGACGGCGCAAGAGGCTCCATCGTCATGCTCGCCTCTGAAGACACGCTGCCCTACCACCGCCCCCCGCTGTCCAAGGAGTATTTGCTCAAAGACGAGGAGGTCGGACATTTGTTGGTCCATCCGGCCGGCTTCTATGAGGACAACGACATCGATGTTCGTCTTGGTGCCCGTGCGGTACGCGTTGATATACAGAACAAAATTGTGACAACGAACCGTGCCGAGTCTTTTCACTACAAAAAACTTCTGATAGCCACCGGCTCCCGGGTGCGTCGTCTCCCGGCCAGCGGCGGAAACCTCCGGGGGGTTTATTACCTGCGTACTCTCGCGGACGCGGCGGCACTGCGAACGGCCATCGCATCCGCGAAGAAGGCCGTTGTCATCGGTTCCAGCTTCATCGGCATGGAGCTGGCGGCGGTGTTTGCGGCTCGCGGTCTGCATACGACGGTGATCGCCAGGGATGAACTGCTTTACGACCCGCTGGAATCTCCGGAAATATCGTCATTTTTTGCCGATTATTACCGGGCGCGAGGTGTGGAAATCATCTCCGGACAAACAGTCACTGCATTGCGTGGAGACACGTCAGTCAATGAAATAGTGACGGATACGGACATCGTGGTTCCCTGCGACATTGTGGCCATCGGCGCGGGGGTCGCACCCGACGTAGGCTGCCTGGAAGGCAGCGGACTCGCACTGGATGACGGCGTGCTCGTCAATCAATATCTGCAAAGCAGCGACATGGACGTTTTTGCGGCGGGCGATGTGGCGCGTTTCTATGATCCGGTGATCCGGCGTCACCGCCGGATCGAGCATTGGGACAACGCGGTCAAACAGGGCCGGATCGCGGCCCGGAACATGCTGGACAAACGTCAATCCTATCGCGATGTCTCCATTTTCTTTTCTGATGTATTCGACATCTCCTTCAATTTCATCGGCGATCCCCAGGGTCACGATCAACGCATTGTCCGCACGACCGCGCCAGGTGAATCCTTCGCGGTCCTGTACACGAAGGACGACAACCTGAAAGCCGGGTTTTTCCTCAAGCAACCGCCCGTGGAAGAACAGGCGGCGGCATCCATGATCCTGAACCGGACATCGCTGACCCGTGTGGGGGCCAGTCTGGCGGACATTTCCCGGCCGCTGGCCCGCTGGGCCTCGCAAACGGTTCTGATCCTTCAGGGCGGGGGCGCGTTGGGCGCATTCGAATGCGGCGTCGTAAAGGCGCTTGAAGAACAGCAGATATTCCCGGACGTGGCGGCCGGCGTTTCAATCGGTGCGTTCAACGCCGCCATCATCGCCAGCCACCCGCGGCACGCGACTTCCGCATTGGAGGCGTTTTGGGGGGACCTGAGCATGTATGTGCCCCCCCTGCCCGATGAAACAATGCGTCGAACCCTGTCGTCATGGACTTCATTGACTTTGGGAAACCCCAGATTTTTCCGCCCGCGATGGCTGTGGCCGGCCGTGCTGACCCAGAAGCCGCCCCTTCAATGGACCAGCTACTATGATCCATCGCCGGTGAAGGATCTGCTCTGCAAGTACGTCGATTTCCAGAAGCTCAAGGACAGCCCCGTCCGGCTGCTCATCAACACGGTCAATGTCGAGACCGCGGAACTGGAGACCTTCGACAGTTACATCGAGGCGTTGACCGCCGATCATCTTCTCGCCAGCGGCAGCCTGCCGCCGGGTTTCCCCTGGACCACCATCAACGGCCGGCATTACTGGGATGGCGGGATGATCAGCAACTCGCCGCTTGATCAAGTCGTCGAACGTTGCGGCCTGACGGACAAAAAAGTGTACATCGTCAATCTTTACCCAGGCAGAAAACGCCTGCCGACGGATCTGAGCGAAGTGACGGCGCGCCGTGATGAAATAATTTACGCGGAAAGGATCCGTCAGGATATCCGCGTGCGTGAAACCATCGAGAACTACAAACAACTGGTGCAGAACCTCATCGACCGGCTCGCGCCTGACGCCGCAACTCAAATCAGACAGCACCCCCTGTATATCGAAACGGTGGGCCAAACAGGACCCATTTCGATCACACGCATCGTGCATGAAGGCGAACCAGGGGAAGGACCGTCGAAGGATTACGAATTTTCGGCGGAGACCATCGACGAACACATCGCGGCCGGTTATGCCGCCGCCCGCAAGGCGCTGGGAGTTTCTCCGCGCGCGCATTCCTGACAAAAACCACCGCCCGGTTTAACCGAGCAGTTTCTGCACGGCGTCGCGCTCCTCCTCCAGTTCCTTCCGGGTCGCCGCCATTCTGGCGCGGCTGAAGTCGTCGGTCGACAGACCCTGCACGATGCTCCAGTCGCCGTTCCGGCAGGTCACCGGGAAGGAATACATCAGGCCTTGGGGGATGCCGTAGCTGCCGTCGCTGGCCACCACCATGCTGGTCCAGTCGTCCGCCGGCGTGCCGAGCGCCCAGTCATGCATGTGGGCGATGGCGGCGTTGGCCGCCGAGGCGGCGCTGGAGGCGCCGCGGGCGCCAATGACCTCGGCGCCGCGCTTGGCGACCTTCGGAATATAGATCTTTTCATACCAGGCCTGATCGATCACGGGCATGACGGGCTTGCCGTCCACCAACGCATGATGCAAATCGGGATACTGGGTGGTGGAATGATTGCCCCAGATCGCGAGCTTTTTGATCGCGGTCACCGCCACACCCAGTTTGGCGGCCAGTTGGGCGATGGCGCGGTTGTGATCGAGCCGGGTCATGGCCGTGAAATTGCGGGCATTGAGATCCGGCGCGTGCTTGATCGCCGTCCAGGCATTGGTATTGGCGGGGTTGCCGACAACAATCACCTTGACTTTGCGGCTGGCGCGATCGTTCAACGCCCCGCCCTGCACCTTGAAGATGCCGCCATTGGCGGC encodes the following:
- a CDS encoding inverse autotransporter beta domain-containing protein yields the protein MKSHQIMLSGIFPCPLRNPPHFKRAALALAITAALTPMAVPATEWNRNIEVYLMPSTQGRLLYGGALLQPIWQDNQSLLYGDLRGTITQTDGKDTEFNFGLGYRWLTPQRDWILGGYAAFDTRDTLNDNRFNQFTFGVEALGDMYDARFNYYAPITDEKRLDTALDGGLFQAHTLFANGIYEEALQGFDGEVGVRIPWIDFAETRVYLGGYHFDGSVTPKAADGVKGRIEMRLMQDISVGVSAQSDDLFGGETMLQLRYSFGYPNVNRKRTVPERMIQFVERDIDIKATDRLGSVDGLHGSFHGVESGNDDMGHKVTVSTSVFHIDNTAAAGGDGSFEHPYNTITSCLAGGCAMPSTFVYV
- a CDS encoding AMP-binding protein, which codes for MLKQLQQLEESQWWPAEQLLEYQLNQMQLLFQHAWHTSPFYRERLTVAGYMTDLTLDWTMWRRLSLLTRREIQHAGDTLHSSKVPARFGCITTVQTSGTTGEPVTVRRTEIDQLLWEALTLRDHVWHQRDFSGRLAVIRESIDPGLGAPPDGAIINNWGTPVCEVAVTGAAGVLKSSDIETQARWLIRFNPDYLLTYPTILKALAEYFAATSERLPNLRGVRTLGETVAPDLRESCRQVWGVPLHDMYSCTELGYLALQCPQNDGHYHVMAESVLVEILDEKGGSCAPGEIGRMVATSLHNFATPLIRYELGDYVEAGPPCRCGRGLPTITSIPGRTRNLLILPTGQRRWANVSFDRYPEIMMVRQHQLVQHTPQDIEARLVVDVPLTASQETLLREIILEELGYPFRLSLTYFKDEIPRGPGGKFEKFVSHIAA
- a CDS encoding RNA pyrophosphohydrolase, which codes for MGPVTERADVIDGEGFRLNVGIILTNCRGRVLWARRSGMNAWQFPQGGIRPDETPEEAMYRELREEVGLEAVDVDVIGCTRDWLSYRLPKRLIRRGRLPLCIGQKQVWYVLRLTSDESRVRLDCADPPEFDAWRWVYYWRPLREVVAFKRGVYRQALRELAPLVLKSKI
- a CDS encoding HAD family hydrolase, which encodes MALAIFDLDNTLIAGDSDVLWGQFLGEHGHVDYTSHERENQRHFAAYKAGGLDIMAFLRFQLRILSEHDVETLHRWRDAFVKEKIEPVLLPKARALIEKHRDQDDVPVIITATNRFITAPIAGLFGVEHLIASEPEFKDGCYTGGVSGVPSYAAGKVTRMRDWMQAHGCDLNGGWFYSDSHNDLPLLREVPHPVAVDPDPQLTAEARKRGWPIISLR
- a CDS encoding glucose 1-dehydrogenase, which translates into the protein MGRLAGKIAVITGGNSGMGLETARRFVAEGANVVITGRRRKELDEAVKSMGKNVTGIQGDVSNLKDLDRLYAGVKETHGHIDILFANAGLGQVVPLDLVSEKVFDLHFDVNVKGLFFTVQKALPLMRDGGSIILNASIAARKGMGGMSVYSATKAAVRSFARTWTMDLKDRKIRVNTLSPGPIDTPIFGKMGLTEEQTREFGEHVLEQVPMGRMGTSDEVARAVVFLASDDSSYITGIDLCVDGGMAQI
- a CDS encoding acetoacetate decarboxylase; this translates as MKEDDVRRRAFAMPLTSPAYPPGPYRFVNREYLIITYRTDPAILEQVVPAPLKVHEPLVKFEFMKMPDSAGFGDYCESGQVIPVSFKGEVGGYQHGMYLDDHAPIAGGRELWGFPKKLGEPVLRVVKDTLIGTLDINGMRVAAGTMGYKYLALDKDQAFNALAAPTFLLKIIPHVDGSPRICELVRYTLQDLVIKGAWSGPGALALTPHALAPVAELPVLEVVSAVHILTDLTLPLGKVVHDYLK
- a CDS encoding 3-hydroxybutyrate dehydrogenase gives rise to the protein MRLKDKVAVITGAASGIGRDIAQTFAREGARVVIADLNLDSAGTAASELQKSGATALAVAMDVGDEQQVNSGIAQVADKFGGVDILVSNAGIQHIDPVVDLSFDNWRRLIAIHLDGAFLTTRACLKHMYRSRRGGTVIYMGSVHSKEASPLKAPYVAAKHGLIGLCKVVAKEGAAHGVRANVICPGFVRTPLVDKQIPEQAKELGISEQDVVKNVMLKETVDGEFTTVDDVAQVALFLAAFPTNALTGQSIVVSHGWFMQ
- a CDS encoding FAD-dependent oxidoreductase, which codes for MDKDVNYLLLGGGLAAATAAETLRCDGARGSIVMLASEDTLPYHRPPLSKEYLLKDEEVGHLLVHPAGFYEDNDIDVRLGARAVRVDIQNKIVTTNRAESFHYKKLLIATGSRVRRLPASGGNLRGVYYLRTLADAAALRTAIASAKKAVVIGSSFIGMELAAVFAARGLHTTVIARDELLYDPLESPEISSFFADYYRARGVEIISGQTVTALRGDTSVNEIVTDTDIVVPCDIVAIGAGVAPDVGCLEGSGLALDDGVLVNQYLQSSDMDVFAAGDVARFYDPVIRRHRRIEHWDNAVKQGRIAARNMLDKRQSYRDVSIFFSDVFDISFNFIGDPQGHDQRIVRTTAPGESFAVLYTKDDNLKAGFFLKQPPVEEQAAASMILNRTSLTRVGASLADISRPLARWASQTVLILQGGGALGAFECGVVKALEEQQIFPDVAAGVSIGAFNAAIIASHPRHATSALEAFWGDLSMYVPPLPDETMRRTLSSWTSLTLGNPRFFRPRWLWPAVLTQKPPLQWTSYYDPSPVKDLLCKYVDFQKLKDSPVRLLINTVNVETAELETFDSYIEALTADHLLASGSLPPGFPWTTINGRHYWDGGMISNSPLDQVVERCGLTDKKVYIVNLYPGRKRLPTDLSEVTARRDEIIYAERIRQDIRVRETIENYKQLVQNLIDRLAPDAATQIRQHPLYIETVGQTGPISITRIVHEGEPGEGPSKDYEFSAETIDEHIAAGYAAARKALGVSPRAHS
- a CDS encoding malate dehydrogenase — translated: MKPPVRVAVTGAAGQISYSLMFRIAAGEMLGRDQPVILQALEITPAMKALEGVAMELDDCAFPLLRGVQLSDDPNAAFKDADYALLVGAKPRGAGMERSDLLAANGGIFKVQGGALNDRASRKVKVIVVGNPANTNAWTAIKHAPDLNARNFTAMTRLDHNRAIAQLAAKLGVAVTAIKKLAIWGNHSTTQYPDLHHALVDGKPVMPVIDQAWYEKIYIPKVAKRGAEVIGARGASSAASAANAAIAHMHDWALGTPADDWTSMVVASDGSYGIPQGLMYSFPVTCRNGDWSIVQGLSTDDFSRARMAATRKELEEERDAVQKLLG